The Alphaproteobacteria bacterium genomic interval GCCGTTCGCGCGGCCGCTCGCTCGAGGATACACCAATCCATCGTGCGGCGGCTGGGCAGCTAAACCCGCACGACCTCGTAGTCGCCCCGGGCCAAATCGTCGGCACCGACCAGTTCCACGGTGCAGCCGGTGCGTTGCTCTAGCGCCAGCAGCAGCGGTTCGGCCTCTTCGAGATAGTCGATGACCTCTTCGGCCGCATGCAGTTCGAGGCGCTTGCCGACGTCGCCGCGCACCGCCCGGCCCTCGCGCTCGGCCCGCCACAGCAGCGCGTGCGCCACCGTCTCGACCGTCGGCACCCGCGCTAGGCCGTCGCACACCAGGCACGTCTCGGTGAACCGCTTGTGCACCGAATCGCGGGTCCGCTTGCGGGTCATTTCCAAGAGGCCGAACTCGGAGATCGCGCCCAACCGGACCGGCGCCTTATCGCCCACCAGGTTTTCCTCCAGCGCCGCGATCACCTTGGCTTGGTCGTCCGCCTCGTCCATATGAATAAAGTCGATCACGATCAGCCCGCCGATGTCGCGCACCCGCAACTGGCGGGCAATCGCGGCCGCCGCTTCGAGGTTTGTCGCGAGCGCGGTTTCGCGGTGCGTTCCGGCCTGGGTGAAGCGCCCGGAATTGACGTCGACCGAGGTCAGCGCCTCGGTCCCCTCGATCACGACATGGCCGCCCGAGGGCAGCGCGACCTTGGGCTCAAGCAGCGCGTCGAGTTGCTCGGCGATACCGTGCGCCTCGAAGATGTCCGCCGCGTCCTTATAGCGCTCGACCGCGCCGGCAAAGTCCGGCAAATGGTCGGTGACGAAGGCGCGCGCCGCTTGGCAGGCGGCCTCATCGTCGATCAGCACCGCGCGGGTCGCGGCGTTGACATGATCGCGCAGGAAACGTTCGACCGGCCCGAGATCGGTATAGAGCGTGGCCGGCGCGTCGGCGTGCTTGGCTTCCTCGGCAACCTCAGTCCACAGATCCCAAAGACCGGCAATGTCCGCGCCGAGATCCTCGGCGTCGGCGCCGCGCGCCGCGGTGCGCACGATAAAGCTAGCCTTGAGGTTACGCGCAGCGGCGATCCCGGCGACCGCGTCGCTCAGGCGGGCGCGCTCGGTCTCGTCTTCGATCCGGCGTGAAATGAAAACGCCCTCCGCGCCTGGCACCAGCACGAGATAGCGGCCCGGCAGCGACACTCGGGTCGACAGCCGTGCCCCTTTGTCAGCCAACGGCTCCTTGGTCGCCTGGACCAGGATCGCTTGCCCCTCGTGCAGCAGTTCGGCGATCGGCGGGGCGCGGCGCTGGCCGTCTTCCTCGCGCCAATCGTGCGGGCGCGCGTCCCAGGCCGACAGGAACCCGGCGCGTTCGGTGCCGATGTCGACGAAGGCCGCTTCCATCCCCGGCACCACCGACGTCACCCGCCCCAAATAGATCGCACCGACGCCGGTATCGTCGCCGCCCTGGCGGCGGTCGACGACCAGATGCGACAGGCCGCGGTCGTCGGCGGTAGCGATACGCACCTCGCCGATGCCGACATTCACAAGAATCGTTTCAGCCATGATTGTTCGGCCGGTACCCCAGCCCCTCCAGCAAACTTGCGGTTTCATAAAGCGGTAGGCCGACCACTGCGGAATAGCTCCCGTGGAGGGCAACGACGAAACGCCCGGCCAGGCCCTGCACAGCATAGCCGCCGGCCTTGCCGCGCCACTCGTTTGAGGCGAGATAGCCGGCGATATCCTGGGCGCTCAAACGTTTAAAACGGATGCGGGTTTCCACCAGCCGGGCCGCGCGGCGGCCATCGGGCGCGATCGCGACAACGGCGGTGAAGACCCGGTGCGCGGCACCCGACAGCAACGTCAGGCAAGCGCGGGCCTCGGCCTCGGTTTCGGTTTTCGGCAAAATGCGCCGCCCGCGCGCCACCACCGTATCGGCAGCAAGCACGAAGTCCCCGCGCGCGCCCGGGGCCACCGCCAGCGCCTTGGCGTTGGCCAAGCGCTGCGCGAGGTCGCGCGGCAGTTCGTTCTTGAGCGGGGTTTCGTCGACCTCGGCGGCCCGGACCACGTCCGGGACCAAGCCGATTTGCGCCAATAGATCGCGCCGGCGCGGCGAGGCAGAGGCAAGAACCAGCGCGGGCGCCGGGTCTTGCTGGGGTGCCGCGGCCGCGGTCACGGACGGGCGATCCTACTTGTAACGGAACGTGATGCGGCCCTTGGTCAAATCGTAGGGGGTCATCTCGACCAGGACCTTGTCGCCGGCAAGCACGCGAATTCGATTCTTCCGCATTTTCCCCGAGGTGTGCGCGAGAACTTCGTGCTCGTTCTCCAGCTTCACACGGAACATGGCGTTGGGGAGGATTTCCTCCACGGTGCCGTTCAACTCGAGCATTTCTTCCTTAGCCATTAAGTCTCCATTCCAGGGCTTGGGTGCCCCATAAAGTCGTGCCGGACCCTGGAAATCAAGCGAATTTCCGCGCAAATCCCGGAATCCCGGACACGGCAGGCAATGCGCCGCGAATCGCGCGCGTTTCGCATCCCACGGCGCGGCACTGCGCGACACGCGGCGGCGCTCATCCGCGCAATGCGGCGCCCAAGCGTTCGGCGAGGAAGTCGTAAACCCGGCGCACCCGCGGATTGGTACGCAGACCCGCATGCGCGGTCAGCCAGACCGGCAGCGGCGGGATCGCGAAGTCCGGCAACACGCGCATGACCTTGGGCTCGGCGTCACCGACCCGCGCCTGGCTGAACCCGATCCCGGCCCCCGCCACCACGAGCCGCCAATAGGCGACTTGGTCGTCACACCGCACGGCAAAGAAATGTCGATCGACGGGCGCACCGGCGGCGCGGAACCCGCGCAGGATTTGATCGGACCGGTCGTAGCCGACGATATCGTGGGTCAGCAACTCGTCCATCGTGCGCGGTTCGCCCCGGCGCGCGACATAGGCCGTGGCGGCGTAAAGCCCGAGCGCCATATCGCCAACCTTACGGGTGATGACGTCGGCCTGTTCGGGCCGGTACATCCGCACCGCGATATCGGCCTCGCGTTGCAGCAAGTTCTCGGTCGCGTCCGAGGCGACCAGTTCAATCTCGATTTCGGGATGGACAACACGCAGCGCGGCAATCATCTCGGGCAAGGTGAAGTTGGCGACAAAGACGCTCGCGGTCACCCGCACGGTGCCGGCCAGTGCATCGGCCCGCCCCGCCGCCGACAGGGCAAAGCGGTCCGCCGCCGCCGCCATCGCCCGGCCATGCTCCAACAGTTCCGCGCCGGTCTCGGTCGGGTCCAACCCGCGCGCGCCGCGCTGGAACAGCCGCACCCCCAGATCGTCCTCCAGCGCCCGGATATAGCGACCCACCGTGGGCTGGCTCATCCCCAGGGTGCGCCCGGCCGCCGACAACGAGCCCTGGGCGGCAACCTCGACAAAAACCCGCATTTGCGCCCAATCCGGCATCCTGGTTCGCTCATTTTTGAATATCTATTCTTCAATAATAGGGAATATTCATTCATCAGTGAATGACCAGATTACCGGGGAGCCACCCATAGGAGGACACCATGGTTACCCAGACACCGCACCAAACAACCCGCACCGTTTTGATTCTTGGCGCCACCGGCCGGTTGGGCCGCGCGGCGGTGAGCGCGTTCCATGACGCGGGCTGGCAGGTCCGCGCCTTCGTCCGCCCGGGCCGGCCGCTCGACATCCCGCCAGCGGTGCGCCGGATCGAGGGCGACGCCTTCGATGCCGCCGCCGTCACCGCCGCGGCGCGCGGCAGCCAAATCATCGTCCATGCCCTCAACCCGCCCTACCCGGCGTGGCGCACAGACCTGCCCAAACAAACCGCAAGCGTGCTCGCCGCCGCCAAGGCGTCGGGGGCGACCGTGATGATCCCCGGCAACGTCTACAACTACGGTGCGGCGATGCCCGCGGTGCTGCGCGAAGACACCCCCCACCGCCCGACCACGCGCAAAGGTGCCCTGCGCGAAGACATGGAAAACGCCTTCCGCGCCGCCGCCGCCGAGGGCGTCGCGACCGTGATCCTGCGCGCGGGCGACTTCATCGAGGCGGCACAGACCGGCAACTGGTTCGACCGTTTCATCGCCGCCAATGTCGCGCGCGGCGTCACGGTCTACCCCGGTCCGCGCGACCGCGCCCATGCCTGGGCCTACCTGCCCGACCTGGCCCGCGCGATGGTGGCCTTGGCCGAGCGCTCGACCCCAGCGGGCGGGTTCGAAACCTTCAACTTCGAAGGCTACACGATGAGCGGCAACGAACTGGTCGCCGCCCTTGAGGCCGCGAGCGGTCGATCGCTTAAAGTGCGCGGCGTCCCCTGGGCCGTCATGCGCCTGATCGCCCCATTCGCCCCGATGATCCGCGAGGTCCTGGAAATGCGCTACCTGTGGCAGGTGCCCCACGCCCTCGACAGCACCAAACTCCGCGCGGCGATCCCGGATTTCAAGCCGACCCCGCTGGCCGCGTGTCTGCGGGACGTTCTGCCCGCGACGGGCGGGCAACCGGCGCCTGCGCAGGGCGCCGCCGCAACGGCCTAAGCCTTACAGCGCCCCTCCCCTGGGCCGCCATCGCGCCGCGGCGGCCCGGCGGTTGGGCCAACGATTTGATCCATCGCATCGATTCCCGGCGCGGGCCGCGTGCATGCTCGGTCTCGAACAGACCGGCATGGCACCGCCCGCGACCGCTCAAAGCCCGCTCGGCGCCGAACCGCCCTGGCAAGGAAAGGCCGCGATATGGAAATCGGACTGCAAGGTGTTCTGATCTTTTTTCACGTCCTGCTATTCGGCTACTGGCTCGGTGCCGACCTCGGCGTGTTCTTCTGCGACAGCCAGCTCACGCGCGCCGATCTGTCGCTCGACGAGCGGCTGCGCGTGCGCAAGATCCGCCGCAAGATCGACATCGCGCCGCGCACCTGCGTCGCCCTAATCTTACCGCTCGGCTTTACGATGGCGGTGCAGTGGGGCTCGCCGGTCGATGGCTGGTGGCTCGTCCTGATCTGGGCGGTGTGCATCGCATGGCTAGCGATGTTGGTGGCCGACCGGCTTACCGCCGACAAACCGATTGGGCCGCTGGTTCACAAGATCGACCGCTGGCTGTGGTACACGGCCGCCGCCACGACCCTGGCGCTCGGCGCCTATTCGCTCGCTACTGGCGCGCCTTTCGCCGAAGCCTGGATCTCGACCAAGGTGCTGCTCTACGGATTCATGATCCTCAGCGCAATCTGGATTACCCGGGCCGCCGACCGCTGGCCGCCGATCTTCGCGATGGTCCGCGCCGGCGGCGAAGAAGCCGTGCGCGGCGAGATCCTGATGAAGAAGAACCGCCTCAACTGCGGTAGCGCGGCGGGCACTCTGTGGGTGATCGTCCTGCTGATCGCTTTCGTCGGCGCGACCAAGCCGTTCTAGTCAGATCGACGTTGTAACTGTTCTTGCCTAAGCAAGCTTTCGCCGCCGAATAGTCGCCCCTAACTCCCCCCGCCGGCGGTGGGGGCGCCGAAGCGTTCCAGTATCTTGGCCTGCAGGAAGTCCCGCACGTCGCGGTAGGCGGCGATCATCTGGTCGCGTTTGCCCTGGACGAAGGTCGCATCGAAGGTGTGCCAGAACTCCAGCTCGCAGGCCATCGTCCGGGTCATCTCGACCGCCGAATGCTGGGCCTCGGGCGATAGCGAGACGACGATGTCGAAGGACGAATCCTCCAGCTCGTCGAACGCCTTGGGCTTGTGCTTGGCGATGTCGATGCCGATTTCGGCCATCACCGTCACCGCGAAGGGATCGACCTCGGCCGGGCGCACGCCCACCGAATCGACATACACGCGATTGCCGAAATAATGCTTCATCAAACCCTCGGCCATCGGCGAGCGCACCGCGTTCATGGTGCAGGCAAACAGGATCGAACCCGGCAAATCGCTCATCGGGTCTAGCGCAGGTGAAGGACGCAAAGCAGCGTGAACAGGCGCCGCGCCGTGTTGTCGTCGAGCGCGACCTTGCCGGTCAGGCGTTCGCGCAACAGGTCCGAACCCTCGTTGTGCAAGCCCCGCCGCGCCATGTCGATCGATTCGATGCGCGAGGGCATCGCGTGTTTGATCGCGTCGTAATAGCTTTCGCAAATCTGCCAATAGTCTTTGACGATCTTGCGGAACGGCGACAGCGACAAACCGATCGCCACCACCGGGCTAGCGTCCTCGGTGCGCACATCGAAGACCAAGCGGTTGTCCTCGATCGACAACTGCAGCGCGTAGGGCCCCTGCGGCGCGCGCCCCTCCAGTTCGAACGTGTTGTCCTCGATCAAGTCGAAGATCGCCACCTTGCGTTCGCGCTCGATCTCGGGGCCACGGCGCGCCACGGTGCGGTCGTCCAGCGTCACCGATACGATCCGGTCGGCGTCGCTCATGGCGCGGCGCTCACGCCAGCACGATCTTCTTCGCTTGGGCGGGCAGGAATTCGGTATGGCAATGGTTACAGTGCAACTGGACCGTACCGCGGCTGACGATGTCCTCGGTGGCGTGGAACCAGCCCTCGCAGGCCGCGCACTGCACCCACGACGTATTGCCGCGTTTCTCGCCGGCCGGCGAATGCGCCCGCAAGCGGGTGATGTTGTCCTCGTTCATCGCGCTCCCCTTGGCCCCAAGCCTAAAGCCCGGGCCAGCCTTTTGTGTCCAATCCGATCAGCCGCGCCAGCGCCGCATCCAAAGCAGCCGCACCGACGGAATTGCGCGGGGCCACCGGGCGCGGCGCGCCCGGCACCTCGGAGGGCGCCAGGGTTGCATCGATCCCCGCCTTTTGCACCGTCTTGGCGCCGCGCGCCAGCGACGGGTCCATCAACGAGCCCTGCAGCCCCGAAGCGGTAATCACGTCGCGCTCCCATTGCACCCGGGTGGCCAGCGCAAACATGATGTCGCTGTCCGAGAACAGATCGATATCGTCGTCCACCGCGATGATCGCTTTGGTGCGCCGGTAGGCCAGCGCTGCCATCAACGCATCGCGCACCTCGCCGATCCCAGGATTGGCGAACGATACATAGGCATGGAAGCGGCGGCCCGAAACCGGCACGTGGACCCGGCGCACCGACGGCGCGATCGGCTTCATCATGCCGTAGATCTTGCCCTCCATGACCATGTTGTCGGGCACCAGCATGTCGGCGTGACCCGAACCATAATCGTGATAGATCGCGTTCTCGCGCCGGGTGATGCAGGTCACCTCGCACACCGGCGCGGCGACCTGCGCGCCCATATAGCCGGTGTATTCGCCGAACGGCCCGTCGGCCTCCCACACATTGGCGGGCGCCCAGCCCTCGATCACGATCTCGGCGTCGGCCGGGACCATGATCTTGTCGCCGTGCGTGATGCTGGGCACCAGCCGCAGGGGCTCGCCCAACAAACCGCCGCAGGCCGACCAGTGGCTCTCGGGATAGGACAGCTTGGCCTGGGTGCCGAGCAGGACCTTGGGGTGATGGCCGATCCAGAACGCCACCGGGCAGGCCTCGCCCTTGCCCCAGAACTTTCGCAGGTTCCGCGTGTTGTGCGACGCGGGGTAGGGGTAATAAGACATCCGCCGCGGCGCCTTGACCCAACAGCGCTGGATCGCCGTGTTGTCGACCCCGGTATCGGGATCGTAGGTCGTCGCATGGGCCGACGTCAGATACGGACCGGGGTCGAGCGCGTGCTGGGTCAGCACCGGCAGGTCGAGCAGGTTGGCGTCCGTGCCCTCAAGCACGACCTGTTGCACCGGCGCGGCGTCGCGCCCGACGCTCACCGGCGCGATCGGGTTGGCGGTGCGCTGGGCATAGGTCGCGGCGAAGTCGCGGTGATCCTGGACGCCCAGCGCACGCGCCGTCAGCTCGCGGCTGGCCGTCAGGTTACATACGACCGGCATGGGATTGATCTTGCCGTCGGCACCGCGGGGTTCGCGGATTTCGATCACCGGATACTGCTGGCGGGCATCCAACGCCTGTTGCAGCGCGGTAATCTCCTGCACCAGCGACACCGGTCCCTCGGGCCGCCACACATGGGCCGATTCGTCGTTCAAAAAAGTGCGCAGATCGCTCATCGGCCCAACCGTCGGTAAAACAGGCCGCATTCTGTCATACGGGCCCGCCAGGGCAAGCCGCCGGTTACGTTGCTTGACCCCAGGTCAGTCGATAGATTGTTCCCCGAGAATTTTAGAAAAGCGTCCGGCGTCCGGCCCAAATCCGGCGCCCACCGGAGAAGGGGAGCACATGTCCGGCCATATCGATATCGTCTGCAATCTCTACACGCCGCTCGAAGTCCGCAACGATCAAACCGGGATCGACAACCACTTCAAGAAACAGGTCCGGATGAGCCCCAAGATGCGCAAGGGCATCGGCGTTCCGGAATACCTGCGGATGATGGATGAAGCCGGTATCGAACACGCCCTCCTCATCGCCACCCGCGCCGGCGACATGAACGTCAAAGGCTCGTTCCATATTTCCTACGAGCGGGTCCACAAGGTCTGCCAGCAATACCCCGATCGCTTCTCCGGGCTGGCCGGGGTCGACCCGACCCTGGGCATGAAACAGCTCGCCGAACTTGAATATGCCGTCAAGGAACTTGGCTTCGTCGGCGCCCACTACTACCCCCATTGGTTCGACCTGCCGCCCGATCACGGCTACGTCTTTCCGATCTACGCCAAGTGCATCGAACTCGACATCCCGATCATGATGCAGGTCGGCCACAACCTGGTGTACCAACGCGACCGGCGGCTGCCCTCGGTGGGCCGCCCGATCACGCTGGACCGGGTGTCCATTCTTTACCCGGAACTGCGCTTGCTCGGCATTCACCTCGGCGTGCCATGGACCGACGAGATGATCTCGATGGCCTGGAAGCACGAGAACATCTTCATCGGCGGCGACGCCTATGCGCCCAAGCACTGGCCCAAGCAAATGGTCCACTACGCCAACTCCTACGGTTCCCACAAATTCCTGTTCGGGACCGACTGGCCGGTGATCGACCCGATCCGTGCGGTGCGCGAGGTCGGCGATCTGAACTTCCGGCCCGACTCCTACCAAAAGATTATGCGCGACAATGCGATCCGCATTTTCAAACTCGACGAACGCTCCAAGATGAAATCGCTTCGCCGCCTCAGCGCGACGGTGCGCAAAGCAAAAGCGAAGCCGGCCAGCAAGGCGAAGCCTGCCACCACTAAGGCGAAGCCGGCCAAAAAGAGAGCGGCCGCCAAAAAGAGATAACCGAAACCTCACAGGGGAGGACACGATGACGATCGAACTGGCCAAAGAGAACTGCGCGCTCATCGTCGTAGACATGCAGAACGGCTTTCTCGACCCCAAGGGTTCGATGGCCCAACTCGGCTTTGCGTCGGACAAACTGGCCGCGGCCTCGCCCGGCGTGCAGCGGTTGGTCGCCGGCGCCCGCAAGGCCGACGTGCCAGTGTTCTGGACCCGCTACGTCTACGAACCCGACTTCCGCGACGGCGGCGTGCAGCTCGAAGAGATCATGCCAATGCTCAAGGACGTCAACCTGTGCGTCAACGGCACCTGGGACGCCGAGATCCACCCCGACATGAAACCCGAACCGGGCGACGTCATCATCGACAAGAACCGGCCCAGTTCGTTCTACGCCACCCGGCTCGAGTCCTATTTGCGGGCGCAGGGGATCGAGAACATCGTCGTGTGCGGCGTGACCACCAACATCTGCGTCGAAACCACTGTGCGCGACGCCGCCCAACGCGACTTCCGTACCTTCGTGGTGCGCGACGCGGTGGGCGAGGTCGACGACTTCCGCGGCCAGACCGCGCTAAAGGCGATGGAATATCTGTTCGCGCGGGTGATGAACGTCAACGACGTGCTCGACGAATGGGGTGTCGAGCTGAGCAACGCGGCCTAGGGGAGAAATACAATGACAATGGAATTGGGCCGCGACAAAACCGCCCTGATCGTCGTCGACATGCAAAACAGCTACTGCCGCGCCGGCGGCCGGATGGAAAAGCTGGGCTTCCCCTATGAACGCCTTGCCGCCGCCGAACCCGGCTGCAAGGACATGGTCGCCGCGGCGCGCCAAGCCGGCGTGCCGGTGATCTACACCCAGTACGTCTATCAGCCCGACTTCAAGGACGGCGGTTTCGTGGTCAACGAAATCATGCCCAGTCTCAAGGATGTGGGCCTGTGCGCGCTCGGTACTTGGGATGCCGAGATCCTCGAAACGCTGAAGCCCCAACCGGGCGAGATGGTGATTCAGAAAAACCGCCCCAGCGCCTTTTATTCGACCCAACTCGAATCGGTGCTGGCGGCGATGAAGATCAAAAGCCTCGTGTTTTGCGGCGTCACCACCAACATGTGCGTCGAAACCACGGTGCGCGACGCCTCGCAGCGCGACTTCCGCTGCTTCGTGGTCAGCGATGCCGTCGGCGAGGTCGAGGACGACCGCGCCGAGGTGGCGCTCATGACGATGGGCTTTTTCTTCGCCCGCGTCCTGACCAAGCAAGAGGTTTTCGATTCCTGGAAGGTCGAACTCAGCAATGTCGCCTGAACCCTGGATCGCCGGCCTACCGGCGACCTACCGCCCGACCTTGATCTCGACCGGCGTGCGCTCCTCGGCGCGCCGCACGCCGGACAAGATCGCCCTGGCGCAAGGCGAGCGGCAGTTCAGTTACACCACCCTGATCGAACGCTTCAACCGCGTCGCGACCGCGACGATCCACGACCTTGGCCTTAAAAAGGGCGACCACGCCGCGCTGTTCGCGCCCAACTGCCTCGAATTCATCGAGATCGTCGCCGGCCTCTCGGACGCCGGCGTCGCGCCCGCGATGGTACCGCCGTCGGTCACCCCGCCCGAGGTTGCCCACATTTGCAACGATTCCGGCGCCAAGGTTCTATTCGTCCACGAAAGCGTCGAAGCCGTCGCCCGCGCCGCAAAACTCGACACGGTCGAACGCATCATCGTGATCGGCAAGGACTACGACGACTGGATCGCCGCGGCCAAACCGCAAACCCCGGCGCTACCGATCGACGAGTGGGACGTCTTTTGCATCCCCTATACTTCGGGCACCACAGGCAAGCCCAAGGGCTGCTTGCTGTCGCACCGCTCACGTACGCTCGCCTTCTACACGATGGGGGTCGAATTCGGCTGCTACGGGCCGGACGACCGCGCGCTCGCGCTGGCGCCTCTGTTCCACGGCGCCGGCTTCGCTTTTGCGATGGCGCCAATCTTCTTCGGCGGCTTCTGCGAGATCCTGCCCAAGTACGATCCCGAGATCGTGCTGCGCAAGATATCCGACATGCATCTGTCCAACACGTTCTTCGTGCCGACCCACTTCCACCGCATGTTCGCGCTCGACAAGAAGACCCTCGACAAGCATCGCCCGACCACACTCAAGGCGATCATCTCCAACGCCGCGCCGCTGTTGCAGGCGACCAAGGAAAAGATCGTCGACTATTTCGGCGAAGGCTTGCTGCACGAAACCTACGGCTCGACCGAAGGCGGCTTCGTCACCAGCCTGCGGCCGCCCGATCAACTGCGCAAACAACAATGCGTCGGCTTGCCCTACGCCACCGTCGAAGTGTCGCTGCGCGATAACGACGGCAACGAGGTCAAACAGGGCGAGGTCGGCGAACTGTTCTGCCGTTCGCCGCTGTTGTTCAACGGCTATTGGCAAAACCCCGAGGCCACAGACGAGGCGGTGACCGCCGACGGCTGGTGCACCGTGGGCGACCTCGGGCGTCACGACGAAGAAGGCTATCTCTATTTGGTCGATCGCAAGAAGGACATGATCATTTCGGGCGGCGTCAACGTCTTCCCGCGTGAGATCGAAGAAGTCCTGGTCGCCCACCCGGCCGTGGCCGAGGCCAGCGTCATTGGCGTCCCCGACGAGGAATGGGGCGAAGCGGTCAAAGCCGTCATCGTCAAGCGCGGCGACGTCACCGACGCCGAACTCACCGCCCACTGCCGCGCCAGCCTCGCCAAATACAAAATCCCCAAGACCTTCGCTTACCTCGACGCCCTGCCACGCAACGCCGGCGGCAAGATCCTCAAAACCGACCTCCGCGACCGCGCCCGCGACGGCAGCCTTTAGGCGCGCCACCGCGCCGCGGGGGCGGAGAACCGTATGGCACGACCCCTCATTCGCCGCCGCTTTGTCCACGTCGGCGATCGCGTGGTTCACTACCGGCGGAGTGGCAAGGGGCCGCCGGTCGTCCTGATCCACCAATCCCCCCAATCGTCCGCGGGCCTTATCCCGCTCATCAGCGCCCTATCGACGACGTGCACGGTGTTTGCCTTCGACACACCCGGGTGCGGCGATTCCGACGCCCTTCCCCGACGCAAACCGGGAATCCGCCACTACGCCGATGCCCTGGCCGCGACGATGGACGCCCTGGACATACCCAAGGCCGCCGTCTTCGGGACCAAGACGGGATCGTGCATCGCGCTCGAACTAGCCAACCGATATCCGCAGCGGGTTTCGGGCGTGGTCCTCGACAGTTTGCCGATCTTCACCCGGGCCGAGGTTGCCGACATGACGCGCATCGTGCGCACGGACGAGGGCGACGAGGCCTACTACCTGATGCCTTTCGCGGCCAAGTGGGATGGCAGCCATTTGATTTCGACATGGTCCCACGTCCGCGATCACGTCTTCTGGTTTCCCTGGTACAACCGCAAGGCCGCCGCGCGACGCGACATCAACATGCCGCCGCCGACCGCGATGCATGCCGGGATCATCGACAACTTTCGCGCCGGCGACGACTTGCGCGTCGTGGTCGAGGCTGCATTCCGCTACCGCGCCCGCGCGGCGGTCGAGACTCTCACCGTACCGGCCACCTTCAGCGCGCGCGAAGACAGCATGCTGTTTCACTGCCTCGACATGCTGCCCCCTTTGCGCCGTCGCCAGCGAATTGTGCGTTTGGATCGCGACATGAAGCGGTACTGGAAGGCGTTGTCGTCGGCGCTGCACGGGTATGCCAAAGGCCGACCGCCCGCGGACTGCTTGCCGACACCAATCCCTGGCCGAACAACCCGATTCTTTGCCGACCGGTCCGGCGGTCGCCAAATTCTGGTGCGGCGACGAGGGGCTGAGGGCGACACCCCGCTCGTCATGCTGCACGACGGACCAGGGTCGTCGCGAAACTTGGCGCCGCTTGTCGCGGCCTTTGCGCCCGGTCGTATCGTCCTGGCGCCCGACCTTCCCGGCAACGGCGACTCCACACCGCTCCCCATGGCGGCGCCCGAGATAAACGACTACGCCGCCGAAATGGCCCGGTTCCTCCGCGCCCGCGGGCCGGCCCGGATCGACCTCTATGGGCGGGGCAGCGGCGCCGCAGTGGCATTGAGTATGACCGCGCACTATCCCAAGCTGGTTCGACGGCTTGTTCTCCATGACGTCATGCTCCTGCCTGCGGCGGAACGGCGGGCGATCGCGACCGACATGACCCCGTCCATCGCTCCGACATGGGAC includes:
- a CDS encoding Rne/Rng family ribonuclease, coding for MAETILVNVGIGEVRIATADDRGLSHLVVDRRQGGDDTGVGAIYLGRVTSVVPGMEAAFVDIGTERAGFLSAWDARPHDWREEDGQRRAPPIAELLHEGQAILVQATKEPLADKGARLSTRVSLPGRYLVLVPGAEGVFISRRIEDETERARLSDAVAGIAAARNLKASFIVRTAARGADAEDLGADIAGLWDLWTEVAEEAKHADAPATLYTDLGPVERFLRDHVNAATRAVLIDDEAACQAARAFVTDHLPDFAGAVERYKDAADIFEAHGIAEQLDALLEPKVALPSGGHVVIEGTEALTSVDVNSGRFTQAGTHRETALATNLEAAAAIARQLRVRDIGGLIVIDFIHMDEADDQAKVIAALEENLVGDKAPVRLGAISEFGLLEMTRKRTRDSVHKRFTETCLVCDGLARVPTVETVAHALLWRAEREGRAVRGDVGKRLELHAAEEVIDYLEEAEPLLLALEQRTGCTVELVGADDLARGDYEVVRV
- a CDS encoding Maf family nucleotide pyrophosphatase yields the protein MTAAAAPQQDPAPALVLASASPRRRDLLAQIGLVPDVVRAAEVDETPLKNELPRDLAQRLANAKALAVAPGARGDFVLAADTVVARGRRILPKTETEAEARACLTLLSGAAHRVFTAVVAIAPDGRRAARLVETRIRFKRLSAQDIAGYLASNEWRGKAGGYAVQGLAGRFVVALHGSYSAVVGLPLYETASLLEGLGYRPNNHG
- the infA gene encoding translation initiation factor IF-1, giving the protein MAKEEMLELNGTVEEILPNAMFRVKLENEHEVLAHTSGKMRKNRIRVLAGDKVLVEMTPYDLTKGRITFRYK
- a CDS encoding LysR family transcriptional regulator, with the protein product MPDWAQMRVFVEVAAQGSLSAAGRTLGMSQPTVGRYIRALEDDLGVRLFQRGARGLDPTETGAELLEHGRAMAAAADRFALSAAGRADALAGTVRVTASVFVANFTLPEMIAALRVVHPEIEIELVASDATENLLQREADIAVRMYRPEQADVITRKVGDMALGLYAATAYVARRGEPRTMDELLTHDIVGYDRSDQILRGFRAAGAPVDRHFFAVRCDDQVAYWRLVVAGAGIGFSQARVGDAEPKVMRVLPDFAIPPLPVWLTAHAGLRTNPRVRRVYDFLAERLGAALRG
- a CDS encoding NAD(P)H-binding protein — translated: MVTQTPHQTTRTVLILGATGRLGRAAVSAFHDAGWQVRAFVRPGRPLDIPPAVRRIEGDAFDAAAVTAAARGSQIIVHALNPPYPAWRTDLPKQTASVLAAAKASGATVMIPGNVYNYGAAMPAVLREDTPHRPTTRKGALREDMENAFRAAAAEGVATVILRAGDFIEAAQTGNWFDRFIAANVARGVTVYPGPRDRAHAWAYLPDLARAMVALAERSTPAGGFETFNFEGYTMSGNELVAALEAASGRSLKVRGVPWAVMRLIAPFAPMIREVLEMRYLWQVPHALDSTKLRAAIPDFKPTPLAACLRDVLPATGGQPAPAQGAAATA
- a CDS encoding arsenate reductase ArsC, with product MSDLPGSILFACTMNAVRSPMAEGLMKHYFGNRVYVDSVGVRPAEVDPFAVTVMAEIGIDIAKHKPKAFDELEDSSFDIVVSLSPEAQHSAVEMTRTMACELEFWHTFDATFVQGKRDQMIAAYRDVRDFLQAKILERFGAPTAGGGS
- a CDS encoding UPF0262 family protein, with translation MSDADRIVSVTLDDRTVARRGPEIERERKVAIFDLIEDNTFELEGRAPQGPYALQLSIEDNRLVFDVRTEDASPVVAIGLSLSPFRKIVKDYWQICESYYDAIKHAMPSRIESIDMARRGLHNEGSDLLRERLTGKVALDDNTARRLFTLLCVLHLR
- a CDS encoding UbiD family decarboxylase, with the translated sequence MSDLRTFLNDESAHVWRPEGPVSLVQEITALQQALDARQQYPVIEIREPRGADGKINPMPVVCNLTASRELTARALGVQDHRDFAATYAQRTANPIAPVSVGRDAAPVQQVVLEGTDANLLDLPVLTQHALDPGPYLTSAHATTYDPDTGVDNTAIQRCWVKAPRRMSYYPYPASHNTRNLRKFWGKGEACPVAFWIGHHPKVLLGTQAKLSYPESHWSACGGLLGEPLRLVPSITHGDKIMVPADAEIVIEGWAPANVWEADGPFGEYTGYMGAQVAAPVCEVTCITRRENAIYHDYGSGHADMLVPDNMVMEGKIYGMMKPIAPSVRRVHVPVSGRRFHAYVSFANPGIGEVRDALMAALAYRRTKAIIAVDDDIDLFSDSDIMFALATRVQWERDVITASGLQGSLMDPSLARGAKTVQKAGIDATLAPSEVPGAPRPVAPRNSVGAAALDAALARLIGLDTKGWPGL